The DNA segment CTGATCAGCGCAGCCGCCGGCGTCTCTATCATAATTCCCTGCTCTGGTACCTGATATGCGGCATGCTCACGATCCAGTTCTTCTTTTACCTCATTTACGATCTTCTGAATTCTCCTGATCTCGTCGGCCGAAGTAATCATCGGATACATGACGGCCAGACACCCATGTACGGCGGCCCGCAATAGAGCTCGCAGCTGTGTTTTGAAGATATCCGGCTGTCGAAGACAGATCCGGATCGCGCGGTATCCGAGTGCGGGATTCTCTTCTTCGGGCAAGTTAAAGTAATCCGCCTGCTTGTCCGCTCCGATATCCAGCGTGCGGATCACAACTTTTTTTCCGTTCATTCTCTCTAGAACTTCTCTGTACGCCTGATACTGCTCTTCTTCCGTCGGGAAGTCCTCTCTGCCAAGATAGAGAAACTCGCTTCGGAACAGACCAATCCCGTCGGCGTCATTGTCCAGTGCAAAATCCACATCCGAAACACTTCCGATATTGGCATAGACATGCACCTTTTTCCCGTCTGCAGTGATAGATTCTTTGCCTTTTTGTTCCTGCAGGAGCTGTAACTTCTCTCTCTCCTGCTCAATTTTTTTGGCTGCCCGGCGACTTGTCTCTTCATCGGGATTTAAGATGAGTTCCCCTTTTTCTCCGTCCACGACCGCCATAGTCCCATTCTGCAAATTGGACAGCTCCACTGGAACCTGTATCAGAGCAGGGATATTCATCGTGCGTGCAAGAATTGCCGTGTGGGAGTTCATAGAACCATGTACCGTCACAAAAGCCAGAACTTTCGACTGATCCATCTGTATCGTCTCGCTCGGACTTAAATCATCGGCTATGATGATCGACGGCTCTTTGATCTCATAATCGTTCTCTCCGTGACCGGTAAGGTTTCTTGTCAGCCGGTCCGAGATATCCCGGATGTCTGCCGCCCTCGCCCGCATATACTCATCATCCATCTCGTCAAATATCTTGTAAAACCGGTCGCAGACAATGTTGACGGCATACTCGGCATTCAGGTTTTCTTTTCGGATCATATCTTCGATGGACTCTCTGTAATCGTCATCCTCTAACATCATCTGATGTACTTCGAAGATCGCTGCCTCGTTCTCTCCCGCCTCTTTGGCTGCCTTCTCGTACAGCTGCCGAAGTTCCTTTTGCGACTGATCGACAGCTTTTTGAAGGCGCACAAGTTCCTTTTTGGGATCTTCGATCTTCCGTCTTCTTATCATCTGTTCTGTTTTCTGTAATACCAGTATCTTTCCGAGGGCAATTCCCTCATACACAGATTTGCCCGATATCTTCGTCATTTTTTCGACCCCTTCCATAAACAGTTTCCTAATCTACAGGTTTTCCTGAAAGAAGATCTTCATCGCCTCACAGGCGGACTCTTCGTCCTCACCCTCGACGCAGACCGTAACTTGATCATTACACTTGATACCAAGTCCCATCAGTTTTAACAGCTGTGTCGCCGATGCCTCTTTCTCTCCCTTTTGGATCTTTATCTCGCTTTGATACTTTTTGGCCTCTTTCGCAAGGATTCCTGCAGGTCTTGCATGAATTCCCAATTCATCTGTAATCACATATTGAAACGACTGCATCTTTCGTTACCGCCTTTCTTCTTAAAGTTTTTCTCCATTTGATTCAATTACTTTTTTATACCAGTAAAAACTGTCTTTTCGAATTCGCTCTTTACTTCCCTTGCCTTCATCGTCCTGATCCACGTAGATAAACCCATAACGTTTGCTCATCTGCGAGGTTCCGCAGCTGATCAGATCGATGCATCCCCAGGTCGTGTATCCCATCAGGTCAACGCCGTCTTTGATTGCCTCTTTCATCTGAATCACGTGTTCGCGGATATAATCAATGCGGTATTCGTCATGAACAAAACCGTCCTCACTGATCACATCATGTGCTCCCAGACCATTCTCGCAGACGAACAGTGGAATTCCATAGCGGTCATACAGTTTCATCAGAGAGATTCGAAGACCCATCGGGTCGATCGGCCAGTCCCACTGCGACTTGGGCAGGTACTCGTTCTTTATGGGGCTGTCGAAAGTTCCGGCAAGCTTCATGGCATCTTCTCTTGCCTCGGTTACGTGAGACATATAGTAGCTGATCGCCACATAATCAACGGTTCCCTCTTTTAAGATGGTATCGTCTTGCGGCTCTGTCTTGAGGACAATGCCATTCTCATCAAAATAGCGATTGATATAAGACGGATATTCACCCCGCACCTGCACATCCGGATAGAACATATTCAGCTGATTGGATTTTAATGCCTGCAGCTGATCTTCCGGTTTCGCCGTTCTCGCATAGGATTCAATCTGGTTGATCATACAGCCAATCTTTGCATCCGGGCAGATCTCTTTTGCCGCTTTTACTGCCAGGGCACTTGCCAGAAACTGATGATGAGAAGCCTGATATGCCGCCTGTAATTTATCGTCTGCCAGATCTTCCAGTACCCCGGCACCCGTATAAAGGCTGTTCAAGTTCATGTTCATCTCGTTAAAGGTGATCCAGTATTTTACCTTGTCTTTGTATCGCTCTAAGATCACTCTTGCATATTTTTCAAACAGAGGCACCAGTTCACGGCTGACCCAGCCATTGTATTTTTCCGTAAGTGTAATCGGCATCTCATAGTGAGACATCGTCACAAGCGGTTCCATCCCATACTTTGCACACTCTTCAAAAACTTTATCGTAAAAAGCAAGTCCTGCTTCATTTGGCTGCTCTTCCAGGCCCGTGGGGAAGATTCTTACCCAGGAGATCGACAGACGGAATACCTTAAAGCCCATCTCGGCAAATAAAGCGATATCCTCTTTGTATCTATGATAAAAATCAATGCCCCATCTTTTCGGGAAGAGATACTGCTTCGGGTTTGCCTTATATTCTTCCAGCTCCCGAGACGTCACATTGAATGTAAAATTGTTGACTTTTCCGGAAGCATAAGGGTCTTTGTAAGCCGCATAGTCTGATGTAGACATTCCTTTTCCGTCAATATCATAGGCACCTTCAATCTGGTTCGCCGCTGTTGCACCGCCCCACAGGAAATTTGCGGGAAAGCCTTTTTTTGCTGTTAAGTTCATATTGATCCTCCTTGTATCATAGGGGGGTCAAATTACTTTTGACCCCAACATCATTAGTTTACAATTTTTATAATTTTATCCTCGCAGGCTTTTACTTTTCTGCCGCCATCGGATATCACCTCTTTATATTCATCACTGTTGGTTACAATGACTGCCGTATCAACCGAAAATCCTTTTTTAGCAATGAGTGCCGCGTCAAACTTCAGCAGTTTTTGCCCTCTCGAAACGCGCTGACCGTCTGTTACAAATGTTTCAAATCCCTCTCCCTGCATGGATACGGTATTGATTCCCACATGAATCAGCAAATCCACACCGGCGTCGGAGGTGAGCCCAAGTGCATGTCCAGTGTCTGCAACCATGGAGATGGTTCCGTTAAAGGGCGCCCTGATTACATCCTCATCGGGAAGTATACCGACGCCTTTGCCTAAGACTTCCCCTGCGAAGACATCGTCTTTCATCTCGCCAAGTGGAATGGTCTTTCCGGATACCGGTGCCAGAACCGCTGCCTCTTCCCCGAAAACCGGAGTTGTATCGGCATGAGAAGCGACAACTTCCGGCTCTATTGTATTGCCTTCTTTTTCATCGCCGGCAGATTCAAAGGAGAACAGCATCGTAAGCACAAAAGCCACGACCATACTCACAACCACCCCGATGCAGGCGAACAAAAAGTTTGATGTATAGCTGCTGCTGATAAAGGATGGCAGAGCGGTAATACCCGGTATCGTAAAAGTAAAGATCTTCACAGTGAAAAATCCGTAGATGGCGCCCCCGATACCGGAGCCAATCATAGCCGCATAAAGGGGCTTTTTCAGTTTTAAAGTTACTCCGTACATCGCCGGTTCGGTAATTCCAAACAATGCGGAAAGCGAAGAAGAAAATGCCAGCGATCTTAAGTCTTTATCTTTTGTTTTAATTGCCACTGCCAGGGTAGCCGCACACTGTGCCATATTGTTGACCAGGCTCATCGGAAGGAGCATAATATCATATCCCAGTCGTCCGATGGAATCGAATGCAACCGGAAACAGTGCATAATGCATGCCGGCCATCACGATAAATGGCATAAATCCGCCCATCAGCAGTCCTGCAGCCGGGCCGGCAACATCGAACAGCCATTTAAAGAATTCTGCCAGATATTCGCCGAGATAATTGCCAATCGGGGCTACAATAAATAATACAATCGGCGCCACAACCAGCAGTGAAAGGAGCGGTGTAAAAATCAGCCGCAGCATCTTCGGCATATGTTTGTCGATGAATCGATAGACAACACTGAGCAGCAATACTCCCAGAATAATCGGCAGTACCGAACCGCTATAGTCCAAAACCGGTATCTTCAAGAAGAAAAACCGTATGGATTCTTCCGTTCCGACCAGAGCTGCAAATGACGGATACATCAAGATGCCGGCAAGACTGACGGCAACGAATTCATTCGTCTTAAACTTTCTGGCTGCAGAAAATGCAAGCAGAAACGGCAGAAAATAAAAGGTTGCATCGGATATCATGTTCAGCACCAGATATTCGCTCGACTGGTCACTGATGACACCGATAAACAAAAGCAGGGACAAAATACCTTTTAACAATCCGGCGCTGGTAATGGCCGCAAGCATCGGATTGAAAATTCCTGAAATCGTATCAAATACAACATTCAGTGGATTTTGCTTTTCTTCCTTTTTCGCTGCTGCCTGCGTACCTGTATCGCCGACCATCTCTTTTAGTTCCTCATATATACTGCCTGCACTGTTTCCGACGATAACCTGAAGCTGATTCCCCTGAAACTGTGCGTTTAATACTCCATTGATCTGTTTTAATTCACTTAAATCTGCTTTGGATTTATCCACAAGATTAAACCGAAGTCTGGTAAAACAATGCCACGCCTGCGTGATATTGGATTTTCCGCCAACTTTTTTTATGACTTCCTCCGCCACTTTCTTATTATCCATATGCTCTTCCTCTCATACCTTTATAGAATTCAATCAACTGCGTTTGTTTTTCTCTCTTGATAACCGGACAAAAACTGTGAAATACTCAATACTAAGGAGAGCATCTCTTCACCGGAAATCTCATAAGAATACTGATCAGCTAAGAACTTTTTAATCTTTTTTGCACAAGGATTGATCTTGCTGTAGTATTCCTCGATTACCTGATATAATTCTTCATGCATATCTTCATGTTTTGCAGACTGCAGAATCTGTGAAGCAAGAATCCGAATCTGATTAATCAGCGGATAATCTTCCTCCGACTCAAGATTCTGCTCAATGTGAAAGTAATACTTGATAATACTACTGATCTCCCGGATGATTTTTGTCACCTGATGAACCAGTTCCATGTTCTCATCCGTATTGATCCTGGCATTGACAAAATGTAAAGCAATATAGGCCGCTTCATCATCGGAAAATCGAATCTTACACTCTTCCTCAATGATATCCAAAGCCTGCTGGGCGACCAGATACTCTTCCGGATACAACTGCCGGATGTCCCAAAGCAGTGCATTATCGAGCTCGATATTTTGTTCGTAGCGGCGAATTGCACCGGATATATGATCCGTCAGTGTAATATAAATGTTATCGTTGAGTTTCCACCCTGTAACGGAATATACCATCTGGATAATCTTCTCGCTCAGAATAATATGTTCCGACGGCAAAACCGTAACAAGCTGCTGGAATTTGCTGTTGATCTCTTTTTGGCGCAGTGAAAAGGTTTTTTTAATGCTGTCATAGGGAATGAGATCTCCCGGCTTTTTGCGAAAACCTATGCCCTTGCCCATGACTACGGTTTCATTTCCCTCATTGTCCAGAATCGTCAGAACATTGTTGTTAATCACTTTCACAATTCTTGTATCCATTGTTTGCTTACCTCCTTTTCTTTTTTATTCTTCCCTGCAGCAGCTATTTTCATAAATCTGTCAGGTACCCGGAAGTTTCATCTTCTGCTTCGTCGTCCCGAAAAAAGAAAGAAAAAAGGCAGGCAAAACCCTTATCGGTTTTGCCTGCCACGCAGTAACAATCCTTGTTCTAAAAAAACTATATCAGACAACTTCCCAAAATGCAATACGGATTTTCTCATAAAATTTCACCCTGCTTTTTGTGCTATTTGTACACTTGCCCTGTGACTGCTCAGATTTACGGATTGTCTTTGCTCATACGATGTACTTGTTTATACGAGATATAATTCTCTTAATCTCTGCTCTTCTTCCCTGCTCACACCGATCCCCCGATAGATGTACTCAGCAAAAGAACCATAGATTTCTTCGGCCGCCTGGTATGCCGCTTCCAGATAGGAACAGTCCACAGACATTGCTTTTAACACAGAATGTGCCCGCGGACTGTCGGCCTTTATTCCATACTTATGTGTAAATTCCTCTATCATTTTCCGGTTTGCCTCATATCTCATCTCGTTTGTGCGCATGTAATCCCGAAAGATTTCTTGTTTTGAGATGCCAAGAAGAGTCAAAATGATGGCAACAGAAATTCCGGTTCTGTCTTTTCCCGCAAAACAATGTACTAGTACAGCACCTTCTTCCTGATTCAGATAGATCTCCACCATCTTACGTAGTTTCTTACTCACCTCAGGTGTGGAAATCAGAGAAGCATAGAATTCTTGCATAAATGTGTCTACATATTCCGGATCTTCCATAGCCTCCAAAGTTCTCTGGTCAGAAGTAGGAGCATCTTTTAACTGCCCGGTCAAATCCAGGTTGTGGTAGGCAACCCCATCCAGGATAACATCCGGACTCCGACTGATCTCCTCTCCCTCACGAA comes from the Blautia liquoris genome and includes:
- the ptsP gene encoding phosphoenolpyruvate--protein phosphotransferase; amino-acid sequence: MTKISGKSVYEGIALGKILVLQKTEQMIRRRKIEDPKKELVRLQKAVDQSQKELRQLYEKAAKEAGENEAAIFEVHQMMLEDDDYRESIEDMIRKENLNAEYAVNIVCDRFYKIFDEMDDEYMRARAADIRDISDRLTRNLTGHGENDYEIKEPSIIIADDLSPSETIQMDQSKVLAFVTVHGSMNSHTAILARTMNIPALIQVPVELSNLQNGTMAVVDGEKGELILNPDEETSRRAAKKIEQEREKLQLLQEQKGKESITADGKKVHVYANIGSVSDVDFALDNDADGIGLFRSEFLYLGREDFPTEEEQYQAYREVLERMNGKKVVIRTLDIGADKQADYFNLPEEENPALGYRAIRICLRQPDIFKTQLRALLRAAVHGCLAVMYPMITSADEIRRIQKIVNEVKEELDREHAAYQVPEQGIMIETPAAALISDRLAPLVEFFSIGTNDLTQYTLAIDRRSEILDEFYNPHHEAVLRMIRMVMDNAHKAGIWAGICGELAADVTLTEEFVRMGADELSVAPSSVLKVRKEIRMAHALMDISSKYDL
- a CDS encoding HPr family phosphocarrier protein encodes the protein MQSFQYVITDELGIHARPAGILAKEAKKYQSEIKIQKGEKEASATQLLKLMGLGIKCNDQVTVCVEGEDEESACEAMKIFFQENL
- a CDS encoding glycoside hydrolase family 1 protein encodes the protein MNLTAKKGFPANFLWGGATAANQIEGAYDIDGKGMSTSDYAAYKDPYASGKVNNFTFNVTSRELEEYKANPKQYLFPKRWGIDFYHRYKEDIALFAEMGFKVFRLSISWVRIFPTGLEEQPNEAGLAFYDKVFEECAKYGMEPLVTMSHYEMPITLTEKYNGWVSRELVPLFEKYARVILERYKDKVKYWITFNEMNMNLNSLYTGAGVLEDLADDKLQAAYQASHHQFLASALAVKAAKEICPDAKIGCMINQIESYARTAKPEDQLQALKSNQLNMFYPDVQVRGEYPSYINRYFDENGIVLKTEPQDDTILKEGTVDYVAISYYMSHVTEAREDAMKLAGTFDSPIKNEYLPKSQWDWPIDPMGLRISLMKLYDRYGIPLFVCENGLGAHDVISEDGFVHDEYRIDYIREHVIQMKEAIKDGVDLMGYTTWGCIDLISCGTSQMSKRYGFIYVDQDDEGKGSKERIRKDSFYWYKKVIESNGEKL
- a CDS encoding beta-glucoside-specific PTS transporter subunit IIABC — protein: MDNKKVAEEVIKKVGGKSNITQAWHCFTRLRFNLVDKSKADLSELKQINGVLNAQFQGNQLQVIVGNSAGSIYEELKEMVGDTGTQAAAKKEEKQNPLNVVFDTISGIFNPMLAAITSAGLLKGILSLLLFIGVISDQSSEYLVLNMISDATFYFLPFLLAFSAARKFKTNEFVAVSLAGILMYPSFAALVGTEESIRFFFLKIPVLDYSGSVLPIILGVLLLSVVYRFIDKHMPKMLRLIFTPLLSLLVVAPIVLFIVAPIGNYLGEYLAEFFKWLFDVAGPAAGLLMGGFMPFIVMAGMHYALFPVAFDSIGRLGYDIMLLPMSLVNNMAQCAATLAVAIKTKDKDLRSLAFSSSLSALFGITEPAMYGVTLKLKKPLYAAMIGSGIGGAIYGFFTVKIFTFTIPGITALPSFISSSYTSNFLFACIGVVVSMVVAFVLTMLFSFESAGDEKEGNTIEPEVVASHADTTPVFGEEAAVLAPVSGKTIPLGEMKDDVFAGEVLGKGVGILPDEDVIRAPFNGTISMVADTGHALGLTSDAGVDLLIHVGINTVSMQGEGFETFVTDGQRVSRGQKLLKFDAALIAKKGFSVDTAVIVTNSDEYKEVISDGGRKVKACEDKIIKIVN
- a CDS encoding PRD domain-containing protein, producing MDTRIVKVINNNVLTILDNEGNETVVMGKGIGFRKKPGDLIPYDSIKKTFSLRQKEINSKFQQLVTVLPSEHIILSEKIIQMVYSVTGWKLNDNIYITLTDHISGAIRRYEQNIELDNALLWDIRQLYPEEYLVAQQALDIIEEECKIRFSDDEAAYIALHFVNARINTDENMELVHQVTKIIREISSIIKYYFHIEQNLESEEDYPLINQIRILASQILQSAKHEDMHEELYQVIEEYYSKINPCAKKIKKFLADQYSYEISGEEMLSLVLSISQFLSGYQERKTNAVD
- a CDS encoding tyrosine-protein phosphatase, with protein sequence MKTQKPDNLRDLGGLINEEGKRIRSRRILRSGELSGLSKEEQRRLVEEYELAAIIDLREGEEISRSPDVILDGVAYHNLDLTGQLKDAPTSDQRTLEAMEDPEYVDTFMQEFYASLISTPEVSKKLRKMVEIYLNQEEGAVLVHCFAGKDRTGISVAIILTLLGISKQEIFRDYMRTNEMRYEANRKMIEEFTHKYGIKADSPRAHSVLKAMSVDCSYLEAAYQAAEEIYGSFAEYIYRGIGVSREEEQRLRELYLV